The Xenopus laevis strain J_2021 chromosome 7S, Xenopus_laevis_v10.1, whole genome shotgun sequence genome includes a window with the following:
- the LOC121396009 gene encoding uncharacterized protein LOC121396009 produces MFKMLKPKPPPELLVKVCDQNPLCRKALVTCHKAWVKWGTSKDATFSWPENCSILPTDLASLLEQINDKCKGKELKAHTACHDIWQAYAQQYPEKPPAYAPAEPAHIDTAPSSAKLYPVLNMDAQEQLQTALNTPIGNPRVAQGYTAPAFPPPTNLQTVPHASNEDSYWADVSGRLKLSKTNPFRPNEDAAHQTPVNRAPPSQGFQTPMGNHPEVRANTPLSNISFDEEEDEMPILEDAEIPTSRVLATIVTRPKNNTPKQNSFSPKDIVIRGEGGDSTFVDPWVDNLAGWSESLKPNVTPFPREGALDTRNLNTARLCIRGGMGDPNWDRQYMINGLSIWEKYENLSALANIVSPSPKQMYPLMHTTKGLKYVPWNFADVEGIIKGVCFNCHKPGHYARACRSPKRFGNQQRLVNQSIILDFAVSRPTILFATTVTSSADSVDPFVDIPKAVWATPEAPFGKAVSVEEVQINLRPGCDGPKVPQYPLKAQSIQGVADEINLLLQHGIIEPSDSPYNTPLYPVQKPNGSYRIVHDLRKLNEVVAAEFPVVANPATLLQDNPLKEYNSVLDLSQAFYCIPLSQQSRPLFAFTYNNNRYQWTRLVMGGVDSPSIFSRVLATDLQIFTDLLPTSAFLLQYVDDLLLSADTAELCQHYTCALLLHLHTCGYKVNRSKLQFCQTSVTFLGMTLSKGAKLMGPQVLTDVQRMHLPTSVKELRSVLGLFNFCRLWIPAYSSRILPFRKYLKGNPPGYASVSLSQSDSTALECLMSDILQAPQLHLPNSCEPIYMYVFANAICWAAVATQQEGCIIGHFSGIFTPIEQAFTSCERNICACAASVEKLYSHVIVPSVIIYTSHDVPALLKSNTLHFVPARVGQCTAVLLRSHISFKGMPPTNPFNNLKDLLLFSAENHDCTSEEIPEERPFMGIVPVTDLPPSHVVIFSDGSQTETHTGFAVCQIDPDTKEIIQKKQYALPPDTSAQLAEIAAALEGFRLMNDNNGVLYTDSAYVTTTIHTNASKWHKRGFVTGKGTPLQHHDTILAIMEVLQERHKKDLKTSCEWVKAHQHNVTDIVAYGNQIVDELAKQTTNPLTIFVQTRAKKYLSTSNPFAPIRVMQESATSAETDKWVANECSHYYHNNEPPYIWMHPSGVPALPIGECHLLAHQLHYGSHMPTNDLINTIRGMYWCPDLKDICKAVVNTCNVCFTNTSHQTPRIPPGAIPRPAGPFREWHIDFTDMVTPCKGYRSEI; encoded by the exons ATGTTCAAAATGCTTAAACCTAAACCTCCCCCAGAACTTCTGGTTAAGGTGTGTGACCAAAACCCCTTATGTCGTAAGGCTCTTGTAACATGTCACAAAGCATGGGTTAAGTGGGGTACAAGTAAGGATGccacgttttcctggccagaaaacTGCAGCATTCTCCCTACAGATCTAGCTAGCCTGTTAGAACAGATCAATGATAAATGTAAGGGCAAAGAACTAAAAGCACATACCGCATGCCATGACATCTGGCAAGCATATGCTCAGCAATACCCAGAAAAACCACCTGCATATGCCCCAGCTGAACCAGCCCACATAGACACTGCTCCGAGTTCAGCCAAATTATATCCCGTCCTTAACATGGACGCACAGGAGCAATTACAGACTGCCCTAAACACGCCTATTGGCAATCCTAGGGTAGCACAGGGCTATACTGCCCCGGCATTTCCCCCACcaacaaacttgcagacagtgccACATGCCAGTAATGAGGACTCATACTGGGCAGACGTCTCAGGGCGTCTTAAACTTAGCAAAACCAACCCTTTTCGTCCTAATGAGGATGCTGCACACCAAACCCCTGTTAACAGAGCACCTCCTAGTCAAGGTTTTCAGACCCCTATGGGAAATCACCCTGAAGTCAGGGCAAATACACCTCTCTCTAACATATCTTTTGATGAGGAAGAGGATGAAATGCCCATATTAGAAGATGCAGAAATCCCAACATCTAGAGTCTTGGCAACTATTGTTACAAGACCAAAAAACAACACTCCAAAACAAAATTCTTTCTCCCCAAAGGATATAGTAATCCGAGGAGAAGGGGGGGATAGCACTTTTGTAGATCCTTGGGTTGACAATCTGGCCGGCTGGTCAGAATCTTTAAAACCTAATGTTACCCCATTCCCTAGAGAGGGAGCTCTGGACACCCGTAACTTGAATACAGCACGCCTCTGTATCAGAGGTGGCATGGGAGATCCAAATTGGGACAGACAATACATGATTAATGGTCTTAGCATTTGGGAGAAATATGAAAATCTGAGCGCACTTGCTAACATAGTCTCACCCTCACCCAAACAGATGTATCCTCTTATGCATACTACCAAAGGACTTAAATATGTCCCTTGGAACTTTGCCGATGTGGAAGGGATAATCAAAGGTGTCTGTTTCAACTGTCACAAGCCAGGACATTATGCCCGTGCATGCCGTAGTCCAAAACGTTTCGGCAATCA GCAGAGACTTGTTAACCAAAGCATCATTCTTGATTTTGCTGTCTCACGTCCAACTATACTGTTTGCAACTACTGTCACTTCTTCTGCAGATTCAGTTGATCCATTTGTCGATATACCTAAAGCAGTCTGGGCCACACCCGAGGCACCTTTTGGTAAGGCCGTTTCAGTTGAAGAGGTGCAAATTAATTTACGTCCAGGGTGTGATGGCCCCAAGGTACCACAGTACCCACTCAAAGCCCAATCCATTCAGGGTGTGGCAGATGAAATTAATCTACTTTTGCAACACGGCATAATTGAACCAAGCGACTCTCCTTATAACACTCCTTTGTACCCAGTACAGAAGCCAAATGGCTCCTACCGTATAGTCCATGACTTACGGAAGCTAAATGAAGTAGTCGCAGCAGAGTTCCCCGTTGTTGCCAACCCTGCCACTCTCTTACaagacaaccccttaaaggaatataattcagttttggatttatcccaagcattttattgcattcctttATCTCAGCAATCCAGACCACTTTTTGCATTCACATACAACAATAACCGTTACCAATGGACCCGCCTCGTAATGGGCGGAGTTGACAGTCCCTCAATCTTCAGCCGCGTACTCGCGACTGATCTGCAAATTTTCACTGACCTTTTACCTACTTCTGCTTTCCTACTCCAGTATGTTGACGACCTTTTGCTTTCTGCAGACACTGCTGAACTGTGCCAACACTACACTTGTGCCTTACTTCTGCATTTGCATACATGTGGTTACAAGGTCAATCGTTCAAAGCTGCAATTTTGTCAAACCTCAGTTACTTTTCTAGGCATGACACTCAGCAAGGGAGCCAAACTCATGGGCCCCCAGGTGCTCACTGATGTCCAACGTATGCATCTACCTACCTCAGTCAAAGAATTACGCAGTGTTTTGGGTTTGTTTAACTTTTGTCGCTTATGGATTCCTGCTTACAGTTCTCGCATACTTCCTTTCAGAAAATACCTCAAAGGCAACCCTCCTGGCTAtgcttctgtctctctgtctcaatCTGACTCTACTGCTCTTGAATGTCTAATGTCTGATATTTTGCAGGCCCCACAACTCCATTTGCCGAACAGCTGTGAGCCCATCTACATGTACGTTTTTGCGAATGCAATCTGTTGGGCGGCTGTAGCCACCCAACAAGAGGGATGTATTATAGGACACTTTTCAGGAATTTTTACACCCATAGAACAAGCTTTCACTTCCTGTGAACGTAACATATGCGCTTGCGCAGCATCTGTAGAAAAACTCTATTCACATGTAATTGTTCCCAGTGTCATCATATACACCTCACATGACGTGCCAGCACTACTCAAAAGTAATACATTACACTTTGTGCCTGCACGCGTAGGACAATGCACGGCTGTGCTCCTACGAAGTCACATTTCTTTCAAAGGAATGCCTCCAACTAATCCTTTCAATAATCTTAAAGACTTATTGTTGTTCTCGGCTGAGAACCATGATTGTACTTCTGAGGAAATTCCAGAGGAACGTCCCTTTATGGGTATTGTCCCAGTAACAGATTTACCACCGTCACATGTTGTAATTTTCTCTGACGGTTCACAGACAGAAACACATACGGGCTTTGCCGTGTGTCAGATAGATCCGGACACCaaagaaattatacagaaaaaacaatatgCATTACCACCAGATACATCAGCCCAATTAGCAGAGATAGCCGCCGCCTTAGAAGGTTTCCGGCTCATGAATGACAACAACGGAGTTCTGTATACAGACTCAGCTTACGTCACTACCACCATACATACAAATGCATCTAAATGGCACAAGAGAGGTTTCGTTACAGGAAAAGGGACCCCACTACAACATCATGACACGATTCTTGCTATAATGGAAGTACTACAGGAAAGACACAAGAAAGATTTAAAAACATCCTGTGAATGGGTAAAAGCACACCAACATAATGTCACAGATATTGTCGCATACGGCAATCAGATAGTTGACGAACTAGCAAAACAAACCACAAACCCACTAACCATTTTTGTACAAACACGAGCTAAGAAATATCTTTCCACTTCTAACCCTTTTGCACCCATCAGAGTAATGCAAGAAAGCGCCACTAGTGCAGAAACAGACAAATGGGTGGCTAATGAGTGCTCTCATTACTATCACAATAATGAGCCTCCATATATTTGGATGCACCCTTCAGGTGTACCAGCATTGCCCATAGGTGAGTGCCACCTATTGGCCCACCAGTTACACTACGGGTCACATATGCCAACAAATGACTTGATCAATACTATAAGGGGAATGTACTGGTGCCCagatttaaaagatatttgtaaagcTGTGGTCAAtacttgtaatgtttgttttaccAACACCAGTCATCAAACTCCAAGGATTCCTCCTGGAGCGATTCCAAGGCCTGCTGGCCCCTTCAGAGAATGGCATATCGATTTCACGGACATGGTAACTCCTTGCAAAGGATACAG GTCGGAGATCTAG